From the Winogradskyella forsetii genome, the window AAACAAATTGACAGAATTAGAAGCCGATAGTAAAAAGAAAGCTGATTATGTTCCGAAATTTAGCCCCAAAAAAAATAAACGGAAAAACAAAAATTCTGAATACAAAAGAACTTTTAAAGATAAACTTGGAGAATGGACATTATTTGGAATTGTTGCTTCAATCGTAATTCTGATTATAATCGGATTTGTAACTGTAATTAAATGGATATTCTAAAAATAAAAAACGACACCACAACAACGTGTATAGCTCATTGCGGCTGAATTCCTAATCGGAATTCATTGCAATTTGCTATCTTTCGGTTACGGCGGAAAATCATAGCTGATTTTCCGCAACGAGCCATACACAAAACCGTTGTATGCAATTATGAAAAAATGTTAACAAAACTCAGAAAAGCTTTCGATAGATTTGTGGTTCTTGAAGATGATGAATGGGAAAAATTTGAAGAAGTCATAATTATAAGAGAATTTACAAAAGGAGAATATTTTGTAAAAGAGAGTGAACCATGTAAATACGTTGGTTTTATCGATAAGGGATTGTTTAGATACTATTACCAAATAGATGGGCAACAATACACACGCCAATTCTTTTTTGATAATAATTTTATGGCAAATTATGAAAGTTATATCACCAATGAAATATCTAATGCTTGGATAGAAGCGTTGGAAGATGCTACGGTTTTTCTAATTCCAAGAGATAGCCTTTTTGAATTGTATACGCAATCTTTGAATTTTCAAAAACTAGGACGCAAAGTTGCGGAATATTTATTTCTTACTGTTTCAACGAAATATAAGTCGTTTCTTCTAGAAACGGCAGAAGAACGTTATCTAGACCTGATAAAAAATCGTCCAAAAGTTATTCAAAATATACCTCAATATATGATTGCTTCCTATCTAGGTATTACACCAGAAGGTTTAAGTCGTATTAGAAAACGACTTTATAAAAAATAATTAATAGCGTATATTCTTTTCTTAACCCTGATCAATTCATAAGCAAATACTGTCAAGTAATTTTGTACTAAATAAAAAAGTACATTATGAAAAAGCAACTATTTCTCTTAATATTTATTGTTTTAATTGGTAGCCACTTAAGCGCACAAGACAAAAGTGAAAAACTACCTGTGTATGCCAATTTTAGCATTGGTTATGGTAATACATTCTTTAGTGGTCGACTAAGTGACAAAGAAACTATTAACGACGATCGTGGTTTTGGAAGAAACGATGGATTCACTCTTGCAACATTCTTTTATTATGCACCCGCTCAATGGAAAGGTTTTGGTTTAGGGGCTGGTGTTAAAGGTTTTTTCGCAAGTCCAAACGTTGGTGGACCCAACGATAGCGAAGAATATTTCTTCAATTATTATCATGTAGGCTTAAGTGGTAAATATCATTTTTCTAAAGAATTCAACAAAGGACTATTTGTAAAAACAAATATAGGTTTTGGTCAAATGACAGAAAAAACCAGATTTCTAAATGAAAACCGATTTGAACATCAATTCGCTGTTGGAACAAGTATTCTGGGCGGTATAGGCTATTCTTTTCCTATAAATACCAAAATTTCTTTTAATGTAGACCTTGACTACGAAATTTCCAATAGGCGCGGTGACGTCACAGGAGAAGGGCAGGACATCAACTTTAGGAACAGCCAAGTAAGCATCAACTTCGGTGTCGGATTTTAAAAAACACACATCACTAAATATTTAATAATTTAAAACTATAAGCAATGAAAAAGTTAATCATTATCATCATTTTATTTTCAAATTTTACACTATTTGCACAATCACAAGACCAAGAAAAAGAACCGTTTAGGTACAGCCATAAATTTACCTTAGGTACAGATTTGGCACAACCCTTTTTGTTAGGTGGTTTTAACCTCAATGCAACCTATACAACAAACAGGTGGATTTTTGATTATTCGCACGGAATAGGACTTGAAATACCAGATTTTATTAAATCAGATGAACAAGAAGACCTTAATTCGGAAATAGAAATCCCTTGGACGACGGGCCCTGGAGTAGGTTATAGAATTACCGAAAATTTGGATGCCAGAATAGATTTTAAAGCCCACCGTACCGAAGTAGATTTATTAAATGGGCAACAAGAGTTGGAATATACACAATTTACCGCTGGCCCTGGTGTGTATTACAGATTTTATTTAGGCAAGAAAACTAGCTTTGGTCTAGAAGCATCTGCAAGATATTGGTTTAATCTTGGAAATAACCTAGATGGCTTAGATGGAGATGACTTTAATTTTCAAGACAACAACGGAAACCAACAAAGTTTTGATACCAACATTAGTGCAGGAGTAGGTGTGAACATTGCATTAATTTACACTTTTGGAAGAAATAAATAAGACAGATTTTAACTACTGATTTAAGGACACTCTTTGCTTATAATTTTTTCATAATTTGATTGTAAATAGACAATTAAATAAGAGTGTCCTTTTAAAAAATTAAAATAACTGCATACAACACCGTATAAAATTAATTGCTAGTTTCTAGCTTACTTACGAAAGTCCTCTCGGACTTTCTATCTGTGATTTATTTGCTAACTTTAGTGCTTAAAACCCGCAACTAATCTTATACAACAACGTTGTATGCCATGTGGTTAAAGAGCTACGAGCGGTATATAAAAGGTGCGGAATTAAAAAAACAAGTTCAGAATTTTAAGAAAAAAGCTGATCTTTAAAAACAAAACGCCGGACTAGACTCTCGTACGTAAAAGAAAAAATAAAAAAGCTAAAATCGGACTATCAAGCAAAACCTAAGAAAAGAAACCCAACAACGTCGGACTGACAAGCCGTTCGGAAAATGACGATTGAAAATTTTTGCGAAGTTGGTTTCCTAAACCCAAAAGTCCTGCTATTCTGCGAACAACGTCGGAATGATAAGCTGTACTTATAAATCAAATCGGAACAACAAACCAAAATAAAACACGGCATACAACATTGTGTATAGTTCATTGCTTACCAAGTGCTTATCTGGAAAATTCCTTCGGAATTTTCTCAGGCTCGTCAAAGTTTGCTAAATTAGTAACTTAATCACGCAACAAACCATACACTGAGCGTTAGCTACAATATGAAAAAACGAACATTCGAAATGAAACAAACATTTTTACTAATTCTAATACTGATGAGTATCTTGGTAAAAGCCCAAGACAAAAATCCTACTCTCAAACCTTTCGAATTAGATGGTCTTGGAGAAATTACTGCACCAGATCCATTACCAGAGACTGGTTGGGTCATAGCATCATCTGAAATGGAGTTAGTAGATATTAAAACAGATTTTCCTTATCGATTAGTTGCATATTTTGAAAGTAAAAAACTAATTTCATTACACGTGATTTTTGGAGAAAATGGAGATGGTTTACCTTTTGAGATTTATGAGAAAATTAGAAATGAATTAATAAAACATTGGGATAACTTGCCGACTGGATTCGTAAAAGACAGAAGAAAAATAGGAAACAAAGCTCAAGTATGGGAGACAAAAAATTATCGTATTGAATGGACTTATCAAAATCAACCTAATTCAAAAACTAACAAAATGGGTTGGCTATTTTTATACAATAGAACTCACTTTATAGAAGATTATTTAGAAAATTAAAAATACTGTAGCTAACAACGTGTATAATTCATTGCTAGTTATAGCCTATTTACGAAAGTCCTCGCGGACTTTCTATCTGTGATTTATTTGCTAACTTTAGTGCTTAAACACGCAACGAAATCATACACAAACCCGTTGTAAGTAATGCCGAAAAACCCAGAAACCGAGTGAATAAAACGATATTTGAAATTACCAAAATGGACTGTCCTTCAGAGGAAAATCTAATCCGAATGAAATTGGACGGAATTTCAAGTATTGCGAATCTGGACTTTGATATTCCGAATCGAAAATTGACTGTTTTTCACAGCGGAGAAATTGACCAAATCGAAAAGTCAGTTATCGAACTGAATTTAGGCGGAAAAAAAATCTCAACGGAACAAACCGACCAAACGGAATTTAAAGAAAACGCAAACCAAAAAAAGCTACTTTGGTCTGTACTTGCAATCAATTTTGCTTTTTTCATTATCGAAATGACAACAGGAATTATCTCAAAATCAATGGGACTTGTTGCAGACAGTTTGGATATGCTTGCCGACAGTTTCGTGTACGGAATTAGTTTGTTTGCGGTTGGAGGAACTATAGTTAAGAAAAAGCGGATTGCAAAACTTGCTGGATATTTTCAAATAACACTTGCGATTATTGGATTTGTGGAAGTTTTAAGAAGATTTTTTGGAGACGAGAAACTTCCCGATTTTTCGACAATGATTATCGTTTCGATTTTTGCACTTATCGCAAACGGAATTTGTCTTTACATTTTGCAAAAGTCAAAAAGCAAAGAAGAGGCTCATATGAAAGCGAGTATGATTTTTACA encodes:
- a CDS encoding Crp/Fnr family transcriptional regulator, which encodes MLTKLRKAFDRFVVLEDDEWEKFEEVIIIREFTKGEYFVKESEPCKYVGFIDKGLFRYYYQIDGQQYTRQFFFDNNFMANYESYITNEISNAWIEALEDATVFLIPRDSLFELYTQSLNFQKLGRKVAEYLFLTVSTKYKSFLLETAEERYLDLIKNRPKVIQNIPQYMIASYLGITPEGLSRIRKRLYKK
- a CDS encoding cation transporter; protein product: MNKTIFEITKMDCPSEENLIRMKLDGISSIANLDFDIPNRKLTVFHSGEIDQIEKSVIELNLGGKKISTEQTDQTEFKENANQKKLLWSVLAINFAFFIIEMTTGIISKSMGLVADSLDMLADSFVYGISLFAVGGTIVKKKRIAKLAGYFQITLAIIGFVEVLRRFFGDEKLPDFSTMIIVSIFALIANGICLYILQKSKSKEEAHMKASMIFTSNDVIINLGVIIAGILVNWLSSSKPDLIIGTIVFALVIQGAFRILKLSK